In Nonomuraea sp. NBC_00507, the following are encoded in one genomic region:
- a CDS encoding trans-aconitate 2-methyltransferase, with protein sequence MSRDIWDPVTYAVYADERSRPFIELISRVGAVEPDYVVDAGCGSGELTVELGNRWPNATIEGFDSSPAMITKARQLETSARFAVADVATWRPDRPMDVIVSNAVLQWVPAHRDVLEHWMEELAPGGWLAFQVPGNFDAPSHVAIRELCASRTWSDKLSDVIRGNPVDDPAEYLDLLNQGGTQVDAWETTYVHVLQGENPVLDWVSGTALRPLLDRLDPDEQRRFKADLAGPLAQAYPARRYGTPFPFRRIFVVAQK encoded by the coding sequence ATGTCAAGAGATATCTGGGACCCGGTAACCTACGCGGTCTACGCTGACGAGCGGTCGCGGCCGTTCATCGAGCTGATCTCCAGAGTGGGGGCGGTCGAGCCCGACTATGTCGTGGACGCCGGCTGCGGCAGCGGGGAGCTCACCGTCGAGCTGGGCAATCGCTGGCCCAACGCGACGATCGAGGGCTTCGACTCCTCGCCCGCCATGATCACCAAGGCGCGTCAGCTCGAGACCTCCGCCAGGTTCGCCGTCGCCGACGTGGCCACCTGGCGGCCGGACCGCCCGATGGACGTGATCGTCTCCAACGCCGTCCTGCAGTGGGTGCCCGCCCATCGCGACGTGCTGGAGCACTGGATGGAGGAGCTGGCTCCGGGCGGGTGGCTGGCCTTCCAGGTGCCGGGCAACTTCGACGCGCCGAGCCACGTCGCCATCCGCGAGCTGTGTGCCTCGCGGACCTGGTCCGACAAGCTCAGCGACGTCATCAGAGGCAACCCGGTCGACGACCCCGCCGAATACCTCGACCTGCTCAACCAGGGCGGCACCCAGGTGGACGCCTGGGAGACGACGTACGTGCACGTGCTCCAGGGTGAGAACCCGGTGCTGGACTGGGTCTCCGGCACCGCCCTGCGCCCGCTGCTCGACCGGCTGGACCCGGACGAGCAGCGGCGGTTCAAGGCCGATCTGGCCGGGCCGCTCGCGCAGGCGTATCCGGCCAGGCGCTACGGCACGCCCTTCCCCTTCAGGAGGATCTTCGTGGTGGCCCAGAAATGA
- a CDS encoding VOC family protein, producing MIRALHHVQLAAPKGSEPLLRDFYVGVLGLREVSKPPKLAERGGAWFRGDGVEIHLGIEDDFRPARKAHPAFLVDDLDAYVAKLPDAVPDDLFPGYRRIYVSDPVGNRIELLQLV from the coding sequence ATGATCAGAGCACTGCATCACGTCCAGCTCGCCGCGCCCAAAGGCAGCGAGCCACTCCTCAGAGATTTCTACGTGGGCGTGCTCGGCCTGCGTGAGGTGTCAAAGCCGCCGAAACTCGCCGAACGCGGCGGCGCCTGGTTCAGGGGCGACGGCGTAGAGATCCACCTCGGCATCGAGGACGACTTCAGGCCTGCACGCAAGGCCCATCCGGCCTTCTTGGTGGACGACCTCGACGCGTACGTCGCCAAGCTTCCTGACGCGGTCCCCGATGACCTTTTCCCAGGTTATCGGCGGATCTATGTCTCCGATCCGGTCGGGAACAGAATCGAGCTCCTGCAATTAGTGTGA
- a CDS encoding CYTH and CHAD domain-containing protein, whose amino-acid sequence MGIEIEDKFDVPRDYVIPDLSRLADVVGPKSYQLVALYYDTPDLRLAARGVTLRRRRGGSDAGWHLKLPKAKGVRQEITHPLTRSTKIVPAELAELVRAYTRGADLQVVAELDTRRSVTVLHDGGTMLVEIADDRVKGTIYARDSAEDKTAEPAEDGAAGDEDAGVKVVRWREVEAELLDDTRQALLAKVGKRLRKAGATPSDATSKLAKLLEPAPPARARTVPGSAGETVVDYLASQVSALLSQDPRVRRAEDDAVHQMRVACRRLRSALKAFKSVVVDTGQLQEELQWLGNVLGEARDLEVTRARFAKLLARVAPELIIGPIHTRLGSDLLKREEESYVRIKDALSGERYYALLNALDELIAEPNLGKAAAKPAQERLSAIAADGWNRVTRAYDFAQAIEDPERREIAMHDVRKAAKRARYTAEALQPTLGRNMAKLAKLSEDIQEVLGTHQDGVVAQETLAKEAESARQAGEDTFTYGLLVGIERNIADRAHADFPRVWAETVKAVGKLL is encoded by the coding sequence GTGGGCATCGAGATCGAGGACAAGTTCGACGTTCCGCGGGATTATGTGATTCCGGACCTGAGCCGCCTGGCCGATGTCGTAGGCCCGAAGAGCTACCAGCTCGTGGCCCTTTACTATGACACGCCCGACCTGCGGCTGGCCGCCCGAGGCGTCACGCTCAGGCGGCGACGAGGTGGCAGCGACGCCGGCTGGCACCTGAAGCTGCCCAAGGCGAAGGGCGTGCGGCAGGAAATCACTCATCCGCTCACCCGCAGCACCAAGATCGTGCCTGCCGAGCTCGCCGAACTCGTCCGCGCCTACACCCGGGGCGCCGATCTCCAGGTGGTCGCCGAGCTGGACACCCGCAGAAGCGTCACGGTCCTGCATGACGGTGGGACCATGCTGGTCGAGATCGCGGACGACCGCGTCAAGGGCACCATCTACGCGCGCGATTCGGCCGAAGACAAAACCGCCGAACCAGCCGAGGATGGAGCAGCGGGAGACGAAGACGCCGGTGTCAAGGTCGTGCGGTGGCGCGAGGTCGAGGCGGAGCTGCTCGACGACACCAGGCAGGCGCTGCTGGCCAAGGTCGGCAAACGGCTCAGGAAGGCCGGCGCCACTCCCTCTGATGCCACCAGCAAACTCGCCAAGCTGCTCGAACCCGCCCCACCCGCCCGAGCCCGCACCGTACCAGGGTCGGCCGGCGAGACCGTCGTCGACTATCTGGCGAGCCAGGTGTCCGCCCTGCTCTCGCAGGATCCCCGCGTACGCCGGGCCGAGGACGACGCCGTGCACCAGATGCGCGTGGCGTGCCGCCGGCTGCGGAGCGCGCTGAAGGCGTTCAAGTCCGTGGTCGTTGACACCGGGCAGCTCCAGGAGGAGCTGCAGTGGCTCGGCAACGTGCTCGGCGAGGCCCGCGATCTGGAGGTGACCAGGGCCAGGTTCGCCAAGCTGCTCGCCCGTGTGGCCCCCGAGCTGATCATCGGCCCCATCCACACCAGGCTCGGCTCGGACCTCCTCAAACGCGAGGAGGAGTCGTACGTGCGGATCAAGGACGCGCTCAGCGGCGAGCGCTACTACGCGCTTCTCAACGCGCTCGACGAGCTCATCGCCGAGCCGAACCTGGGCAAGGCGGCGGCCAAGCCGGCACAGGAGCGGCTCAGCGCCATCGCCGCGGACGGCTGGAACAGGGTGACCAGAGCGTACGACTTCGCCCAGGCCATCGAGGACCCCGAACGCCGCGAGATCGCCATGCACGACGTGCGCAAAGCAGCCAAACGCGCCCGTTACACCGCCGAAGCGCTGCAACCCACTCTCGGCAGGAACATGGCCAAGCTGGCTAAGCTGTCCGAGGACATCCAGGAAGTACTGGGGACGCACCAGGACGGCGTGGTCGCACAGGAAACGTTGGCGAAGGAGGCGGAAAGCGCCCGTCAGGCAGGTGAGGACACCTTCACATACGGGCTGCTGGTCGGGATAGAACGCAACATCGCAGACCGGGCACACGCCGACTTCCCCAGGGTATGGGCGGAAACTGTCAAAGCAGTGGGGAAGCTTCTATGA
- a CDS encoding cytochrome P450, translating into MSDLPVIPFERSNLLEVPPAYRELRVKEGIAKVRTRMGDEVWLVSGYEDARKLFNDSRLGRSHPEPDKAARLSASALLGGPQGDIATEKAEHDRMRKLFMPSFSARRMKALTEHVGALVDERLDHIAKLTPPVDLHAELSFPLPVLVICQLLGVPYEDRDYFGGVSSRMGDMLDPEKSQAAREELGAYMAGLIERKRHEPGEDVLSDLAGELDDDGKIAELAGGLLFAGHETTVNRIDFGVLLLLSNPDQLELLKADPGLAPGAVEEILRMVVTSLHGLPRYAHEEVEVDGRTIRRGEAVVILPGVANRDERVYPDPDVFDIRRPQTDPHLSFGYGPRFCIGASLARVELIAVFSRLFERFPELRLAVPAEELPRTAGRIADGFAKLPVTW; encoded by the coding sequence ATGAGCGATCTTCCGGTCATTCCCTTCGAACGCAGCAACCTCCTCGAGGTGCCCCCGGCCTACCGGGAGCTTCGGGTCAAGGAGGGCATCGCCAAAGTACGCACCCGCATGGGGGACGAGGTCTGGCTCGTCAGCGGCTACGAGGACGCCCGCAAGCTGTTCAACGACAGCAGGCTGGGGCGCTCGCATCCGGAGCCGGACAAGGCCGCGCGGCTGTCGGCCTCGGCCCTGCTGGGTGGGCCGCAGGGCGACATCGCCACGGAGAAGGCCGAGCACGACCGCATGCGCAAGCTCTTCATGCCGTCGTTCTCGGCCCGCCGCATGAAGGCGCTCACCGAGCACGTGGGCGCACTGGTCGACGAGCGGCTCGACCACATCGCCAAGCTCACGCCGCCGGTGGACCTGCACGCCGAGCTGTCCTTCCCGCTGCCGGTGCTGGTGATCTGCCAGCTGCTCGGCGTGCCGTACGAGGACAGGGACTACTTCGGCGGCGTGTCGAGCCGCATGGGCGACATGCTGGACCCCGAGAAGAGCCAGGCCGCCCGCGAGGAGCTGGGCGCGTACATGGCGGGCCTGATCGAGCGCAAGCGGCATGAGCCGGGCGAGGACGTGCTGTCCGACCTGGCGGGTGAGCTGGACGACGACGGCAAGATCGCCGAGCTGGCCGGCGGGCTGCTGTTCGCCGGGCACGAGACCACGGTCAACCGCATCGACTTCGGCGTGCTGCTCCTGCTGTCCAACCCTGATCAGCTCGAGCTCCTCAAGGCCGATCCCGGGCTGGCGCCGGGGGCGGTCGAGGAGATCCTGCGCATGGTCGTGACGAGCCTGCACGGCCTGCCCAGGTACGCCCACGAGGAGGTCGAGGTCGACGGCCGGACCATCCGCAGGGGCGAGGCGGTGGTGATCCTTCCGGGCGTGGCCAACCGGGACGAGCGGGTCTATCCGGATCCTGACGTGTTCGACATCAGGCGTCCGCAAACGGACCCGCATCTGAGCTTCGGCTACGGGCCGCGCTTCTGCATCGGCGCCAGCCTGGCCAGGGTCGAGCTGATCGCCGTGTTCAGCAGGCTGTTCGAGCGCTTCCCTGAGCTGCGGCTGGCCGTCCCCGCCGAGGAGCTGCCGCGCACGGCGGGCAGGATCGCCGACGGGTTCGCGAAACTGCCCGTCACCTGGTGA
- a CDS encoding substrate-binding domain-containing protein: MPYLTRQETLRALAALAVVTTSVTGCTRGSETAAATAAAPSSQAGCPAVLATAKTAVEQAEDVNAPWVGPDGGPKAVAGKSIVYVAQSMTNPGVAGTAEGVKEAAQAIGWQVRIIDGQGTPAGIQAALSQAVAVKPAGIVLSGFDPKSTAQQVAQAEAAGIPLIGWHAVAMPGPSKDPKLFTNITTKVEDVAKISADWIISQSNGRAGVVVFTDASIPFAKGKSDLIKKELATCSGVELLSESNIPIPDASTRTPQEVSSLLSRFGDKWTHSVAINDLYFADAAPALRAAGKQGGDAPFNIGAGDGDPSAFQRINSKAFQAATVPEPLATQGWQIIDEFNRAFSGEPASGIVAPVHITTAANSDAGSSWDPKGYREAYRKLWGK, encoded by the coding sequence ATGCCGTACCTCACTCGTCAGGAAACCCTGCGAGCCCTGGCCGCCCTGGCCGTGGTCACCACGTCCGTCACCGGCTGCACCCGCGGGTCGGAGACCGCCGCCGCCACCGCCGCCGCCCCGTCCTCGCAAGCCGGCTGCCCCGCCGTCCTCGCGACCGCGAAGACGGCGGTCGAGCAGGCCGAAGACGTGAACGCCCCCTGGGTTGGCCCGGACGGCGGCCCGAAAGCGGTTGCGGGCAAGAGCATCGTCTATGTCGCCCAAAGCATGACCAACCCTGGCGTCGCCGGCACGGCCGAAGGCGTCAAGGAAGCCGCGCAGGCCATCGGCTGGCAGGTGCGGATCATCGACGGGCAGGGCACCCCTGCGGGTATCCAGGCGGCGCTGAGCCAGGCCGTCGCCGTCAAACCGGCCGGCATCGTCCTGTCCGGCTTCGACCCCAAGTCGACCGCCCAGCAGGTGGCGCAGGCCGAAGCCGCGGGCATCCCCCTCATCGGCTGGCACGCCGTCGCCATGCCCGGCCCCAGCAAGGACCCCAAGCTCTTCACCAACATCACCACAAAGGTCGAGGACGTCGCGAAGATCAGCGCGGACTGGATCATCAGTCAATCGAACGGCCGGGCAGGCGTGGTCGTCTTCACCGACGCCTCCATCCCCTTCGCCAAGGGAAAGTCGGACCTGATCAAGAAAGAGCTCGCGACCTGCTCCGGCGTCGAGCTCCTCTCGGAGTCGAACATTCCCATCCCCGACGCCAGCACCCGCACCCCGCAGGAGGTCTCCTCCCTGCTGTCCCGCTTCGGCGACAAGTGGACGCACTCCGTGGCCATCAACGACCTCTATTTCGCCGACGCCGCCCCCGCCCTGCGTGCCGCGGGCAAGCAGGGCGGGGACGCTCCGTTCAACATCGGCGCGGGCGACGGCGACCCGTCCGCCTTCCAGCGCATCAACAGCAAGGCGTTCCAGGCCGCCACGGTGCCGGAACCGCTGGCCACGCAGGGCTGGCAGATCATCGACGAGTTCAACCGGGCCTTCTCCGGCGAGCCCGCCAGCGGCATCGTCGCACCTGTCCACATCACCACGGCCGCCAACAGCGACGCCGGCTCCTCCTGGGATCCGAAGGGCTACCGTGAGGCGTACCGGAAGCTCTGGGGCAAGTAG
- a CDS encoding ABC transporter permease: MMATGTARSAAGRLRGHLIGTYGLLVLAVLLFIGFSLALPDTFPTLANASSILSNQSIPAILALGAMIPIVIGKFDLSIGYGLGLAHVMTMQLIVGNGWSWPLACAAVILGGGIVGVLNGLLVEFAQIDSFIATLGTGSVLYALTLWSTDGARIVPGPQGLPPAFTDLYDSKLLGLPVPAFYVLALAAALWLLLERLPLGRYLYVIGSNARAAELVGIPTRRYGILAFTGSGLVVGFAGVLLASQQQIGNPSVGMDYLLPAFVGALLGSTAIKPGRANAAGTVVAVAILAIGLAGIGQFGAAFWATPLFNGSTLLLAVGLAGLSARRRLRAGATATRRPAPDRADDTAGAPSSAAESTQSLT, from the coding sequence ATGATGGCGACCGGCACCGCACGGTCCGCGGCCGGCCGCCTGCGTGGTCACCTGATCGGCACGTACGGCCTGCTGGTCCTGGCCGTGCTGCTGTTCATCGGGTTCTCCCTGGCACTGCCGGACACCTTCCCGACCCTGGCCAACGCCTCGTCGATCCTGTCCAACCAGTCGATCCCGGCCATCCTCGCGCTAGGCGCGATGATCCCCATCGTCATCGGCAAGTTCGACCTGTCGATCGGCTACGGCCTGGGGCTCGCCCATGTCATGACGATGCAGCTCATCGTGGGCAACGGGTGGTCCTGGCCGCTGGCCTGCGCCGCCGTCATCCTCGGCGGGGGGATCGTCGGCGTGCTCAACGGCCTGCTCGTGGAGTTCGCCCAGATCGACTCCTTCATCGCCACCCTGGGCACCGGCAGCGTCCTGTACGCCCTCACCCTCTGGAGCACCGACGGCGCCAGGATCGTCCCGGGCCCGCAGGGCCTGCCTCCGGCCTTCACGGACCTGTACGACTCCAAGCTTCTCGGCCTCCCCGTGCCTGCCTTCTACGTGCTGGCCCTCGCCGCCGCGCTCTGGCTGCTGCTCGAGCGGCTGCCGCTCGGCCGCTACCTGTACGTCATCGGCTCCAATGCCCGCGCCGCCGAACTCGTCGGCATCCCCACCCGCCGCTACGGCATCCTCGCCTTCACCGGCTCAGGGTTGGTGGTCGGCTTCGCCGGTGTCCTGCTGGCCTCGCAGCAGCAGATCGGCAACCCGAGTGTCGGCATGGACTACCTGCTGCCCGCGTTCGTGGGCGCCCTGCTGGGCTCCACCGCGATCAAGCCGGGCCGTGCCAACGCCGCCGGCACCGTGGTCGCCGTCGCCATCCTGGCCATCGGTCTGGCGGGCATCGGACAGTTCGGCGCCGCTTTCTGGGCGACACCACTGTTCAACGGCAGCACCCTGCTGCTGGCGGTCGGCCTGGCCGGCCTCTCCGCCCGTCGCAGGCTCCGCGCAGGCGCCACCGCCACCCGCCGGCCGGCGCCCGACAGGGCGGACGACACCGCGGGTGCGCCGTCATCGGCCGCTGAATCGACGCAGAGCCTCACGTAG